Proteins encoded together in one Argiope bruennichi chromosome 1, qqArgBrue1.1, whole genome shotgun sequence window:
- the LOC129971815 gene encoding uncharacterized protein LOC129971815, with protein sequence MEKQQYILNLSLEQITLRKVAIILWSQADILKLIKSFHWRSLISDDTIRVWQNSIESKVKAKASVILLPDTVKEELMDVIKPIGPEILKWKNYHQLLTSDPYLTSNVLHQLCWTSVGTVDYKKTAEILIRQQRMDIMSSYKLACMYCLDDSIETIWEKLSETNKRLFYDEETPLRIRQPELIIFWTYFIKGEIAKLDVFINGNRNERERERTLYQYAFEHAALSGNKVATEYFYQKLTSEEREVSLLETAESIVNKRCSSVLNVLYDFPKENFCSVLCYLLSKMSEEEQIQVFKSNPYGTLYCFIDWPWQDLLIKVAGLLWTFLRDNDYDLIIWILARNRTMTGYNYPKLLAELFLQAPSHCRNYIIGRYQFWFPGLIYTNNTEIIKLILRNVDDKDREGFVLCKTGYHLCWKLIEEEKWSLLELFVSECRLSSKATTILKNNFMRYISRYYRENQLKLRKRKWERFFQLIDKAKVKDGNEGNVEEAEKEEGSIRNRPKRKCKRKNY encoded by the coding sequence ATGGAGAAACAACAGTACATTTTGAATCTATCGCTTGAACAAATAACGCTAAGAAAAGTCGCTATTATTTTGTGGAGCCAagctgatattttaaaactaataaaatcatttcattggCGGTCACTAATTAGTGATGATACGATACGAGTGTGGCAGAACTCAATAGAAAGCAAAGTGAAAGCAAAAGCATCAGTAATTCTGTTACCTGATACAGTTAAGGAGGAACTTATGGATGTTATTAAACCTATTGGTCctgaaatattgaaatggaaaaattatcatcaattatTGACTTCGGATCCATATTTAACCTCAAATGTCTTGCATCAACTTTGTTGGACATCTGTAGGAACTgtagattataaaaaaactgcCGAAATATTGATAAGACAGCAACGGATGGATATTATGAGTAGCTATAAACTAGCATGTATGTACTGTTTGGATGACAGCATTGAAACAATCTGGGAGAAATTATCTGAAACTAATAAAAGACTTTTTTATGATGAAGAAACCCCTTTACGTATTAGACAGCCggaactaattattttttggacATACTTTATTAAAGGTGAAATCGCTAAGCTGGatgtttttattaatggaaaCAGAAATGAACGCGAACGCGAACGTACTCTTTACCAATATGCGTTTGAACATGCAGCCCTGAGTGGTAATAAAGTAGCAACTGAgtacttttatcaaaaattaacgTCCGAAGAAAGAGAAGTTTCTTTATTGGAAACAGCTGAAAGTATAGTAAATAAGCGATGTTCCAGTGTTCTTAATGTCCTGTAtgattttccaaaagaaaatttttgtagtGTTTTATGTTATTTGCTATCTAAAATGAGTGAAGAAGAACAGATACAAGTGTTTAAAAGTAATCCTTATGGAACCCTGTATTGTTTTATAGATTGGCCATGGCAAGATCTCTTAATAAAAGTTGCAGGGCTCTTGTGGACCTTTTTACGTGATAATGACTACGATTTAATAATTTGGATTCTTGCCAGAAATCGTACCATGACTGGGTATAACTATCCAAAATTACTAGCTGAACTTTTTCTGCAAGCTCCTAGTCATTGTAGAAATTATATAATAGGAAGATATCAATTTTGGTTTCCTGGTCTTATTTACACTAACAATACAGAAATTATCAAATTGATTCTTAGAAACGTAGATGATAAAGACAGAGAGGGATTCGTGTTATGTAAAACCGGATATCATCTATGTTGGAAATTAATAGAAGAGGAAAAATGGTCTTTACTTGAATTGTTTGTTTCAGAATGTAGATTATCGAGTAAAGCGACGacaatactgaaaaataattttatgcgtTATATCTCTCGTTATTACAGAGAAAATCAACTTAAATTGAGAAAACGCAAATGGGAAAGGTTCTTTCAGTTGATAGATAAAGCCAAAGTGAAGGATGGCAATGAAGGAAATGTAGAAGAAGCGGAGAAAGAAGAAGGATCAATTAGAAACAGGccgaaaagaaaatgcaaaagaaagaattattaa